Proteins from one Pseudomonas bijieensis genomic window:
- a CDS encoding lipocalin-like domain-containing protein, with translation MRISVCVLLLALLSGCDDSAPAQKGFAGLGDQAVAFTPVVPGRLFSFPTDHGLHEGFRVEWWYVTANLKDAQGRDFGVQWTLFRSALDAAPQASGWRNQTIWLGHAAVTSATVHHAAERYARGGVGQAGVQAVPFDAWIDDWQFGTRVSGAEPLADMQLKARDPRFSYALRLTSSRPLVLQGDQGFSQKSEQGQASYYYSQPFFQASGELEIDGRRYAVSGPAWLDREWSSQPLTANQTGWDWFSLHLDNGEHLMLYRMRHKDGAPYLTGTWIDAQGQAQTLRAGEISLQPLDTAKVAGRSMPVGWAIKIPGKQLDITVHALNPNAWMNLRIPYWEGPVQLHGNQGGTGYLEMTGY, from the coding sequence ATGAGGATTAGTGTCTGCGTGTTGTTGCTGGCGTTGCTCAGCGGTTGTGATGACTCGGCGCCGGCGCAAAAGGGCTTTGCCGGCCTCGGCGACCAGGCTGTCGCGTTCACGCCGGTTGTGCCGGGGCGGCTGTTCAGTTTTCCGACCGATCATGGCCTTCATGAAGGTTTTCGCGTCGAGTGGTGGTACGTCACCGCCAATCTCAAGGATGCCCAGGGCCGTGATTTCGGTGTGCAGTGGACGCTGTTTCGCAGTGCCTTGGATGCCGCGCCCCAGGCCAGCGGCTGGCGCAACCAGACGATCTGGCTCGGTCACGCTGCGGTCACATCCGCCACCGTGCACCATGCCGCCGAGCGTTATGCCCGAGGTGGGGTAGGGCAGGCCGGGGTGCAGGCGGTGCCCTTTGATGCCTGGATCGACGACTGGCAATTCGGCACCCGGGTTTCAGGGGCCGAGCCGTTGGCGGACATGCAGTTGAAGGCTCGCGACCCGCGCTTCAGCTATGCGTTGCGGCTCACATCGAGCCGGCCGCTGGTGTTGCAGGGCGATCAAGGTTTCAGCCAGAAATCCGAACAGGGGCAAGCGTCGTACTACTACAGCCAGCCGTTCTTCCAGGCCAGCGGTGAATTGGAGATCGACGGCCGGCGTTACGCGGTCAGCGGCCCGGCCTGGCTCGACCGCGAATGGAGCAGCCAGCCCCTGACCGCCAACCAGACCGGTTGGGACTGGTTCTCCTTGCACCTGGACAACGGCGAGCACCTGATGCTCTACCGCATGCGCCACAAGGACGGTGCGCCGTACCTCACGGGCACCTGGATCGACGCCCAGGGCCAAGCGCAAACCCTGCGCGCCGGGGAAATCAGCCTGCAGCCCCTGGACACCGCCAAGGTCGCCGGGCGCTCGATGCCGGTAGGCTGGGCCATCAAGATCCCCGGCAAGCAACTCGACATTACTGTCCACGCGCTGAATCCCAATGCCTGGATGAACTTGCGCATCCCCTACTGGGAAGGACCGGTGCAACTGCATGGCAACCAGGGCGGCACGGGTTACCTGGAAATGACCGGCTACTGA
- a CDS encoding ABC transporter permease, which yields MIFRQTLKALLSHWRQHPVQFFSVLTGLWLATSLLTGVQALNSQARDSYARASQLIGGEPQASLSAPGGGTFAQQWFVDLRRQGWPVSPVLQARVMLEGHEEQRLQLMGIDPVSLPPGAALVGQAREMTEVVAFFSDPGRTWIAPQTLQALGMGEGDRPQTVDGRSLPPLHAQVDMAPGVLLMDIGFAQQVLGLPEQLSRLLLPATFSAALPEAFNGRLQLKRADEENNLSRLTESFHLNLDALGFLSFVVGLFIVHAAIGLALEQRRGLLRTLRACGVSARVLITSLVFELGALALLGGIAGVLSGYWLASLLLPDVAGSLRGLYGAEVPGQLNLSPWWWLSGVGLSLLGALLAGADSLLRAARLPLLALANPQAWHQAHARWLRRQGWVATLAGVIAASALIWGDNLASGFVLMTALLLGAALALPVLLNSALNLLSRRSRSVLGQWFLADCRQQLPTLSLALMALLLALAANIGAGSMTAGFRQTFSNWLEQRLTAELYINPQTPAQANELHAWLKQQPAITAVVPLWQISVPLQGWPTDIHGIIDHPHYRQHWPLLESAGDKPWEQLAAADTLMLSEQLARRLKVSIGDQLTLPTPQGPWLLRIVGIYADYGNPKGHVLVNADHLLAHWPNLTPNRFNLRIDPPAIPALLTALQGRFSLDDSRIVDQARLKGWSTQVFERTFAATAALNSLTLAVAGVALFISLLTQSQSRLGQLAPLWALGVTRRQLMLLNLGQTWLLALLTLVLALPLGIALAWCLDAVINVQAFGWRLPLRVFPLQLVQLLALAMLATLLASAWPLYALYRTQPADLLRTFAHED from the coding sequence ATGATCTTTCGGCAGACCCTCAAGGCGTTGCTCAGTCACTGGCGCCAGCACCCGGTGCAGTTTTTCAGCGTATTGACCGGGCTCTGGCTCGCCACCAGTCTGCTAACCGGCGTGCAAGCGCTGAACAGTCAGGCCCGGGACAGCTACGCCCGGGCCAGCCAACTGATTGGCGGCGAACCCCAGGCCAGCCTCAGTGCACCCGGCGGCGGCACGTTTGCTCAGCAATGGTTTGTCGATCTGCGGCGCCAGGGCTGGCCGGTGTCGCCGGTGTTGCAGGCGCGAGTGATGCTCGAGGGCCACGAGGAGCAGCGCCTGCAATTGATGGGGATCGATCCGGTGTCGCTGCCCCCTGGTGCGGCGCTGGTGGGGCAGGCGCGGGAGATGACCGAGGTGGTGGCGTTTTTCAGCGATCCCGGCCGCACCTGGATCGCCCCGCAGACGTTGCAAGCCTTGGGCATGGGCGAGGGTGATCGGCCCCAGACGGTCGATGGGCGATCCCTGCCGCCGCTGCACGCCCAAGTGGACATGGCGCCGGGCGTGCTGTTGATGGACATTGGTTTTGCCCAGCAGGTGCTCGGGTTGCCGGAGCAGCTGTCGCGATTGCTGTTGCCCGCCACGTTCAGTGCGGCGTTGCCGGAGGCATTCAACGGTCGGTTGCAACTCAAGCGCGCCGATGAAGAAAACAATCTGTCGCGTCTGACCGAAAGCTTTCACTTGAACCTCGACGCCCTGGGATTTTTATCCTTTGTGGTGGGGCTGTTCATTGTCCACGCTGCCATTGGCCTGGCCCTGGAACAGCGTCGTGGCTTACTGCGAACCCTGCGGGCCTGTGGCGTCAGTGCGCGGGTGCTGATCACCAGCCTGGTCTTCGAGCTGGGGGCGCTGGCGTTGCTGGGGGGCATCGCCGGGGTGCTCAGCGGCTATTGGCTGGCGAGCCTCTTGTTGCCCGATGTCGCGGGAAGTCTGCGGGGCTTGTACGGTGCTGAAGTGCCCGGGCAGTTGAACCTCAGCCCGTGGTGGTGGCTCAGCGGCGTCGGCCTGAGCCTGCTCGGTGCGCTGCTAGCCGGGGCCGACAGTTTGCTGCGGGCCGCGCGTCTGCCCTTGCTGGCGCTGGCCAATCCCCAGGCCTGGCATCAGGCTCATGCGCGCTGGTTGCGACGCCAGGGTTGGGTGGCGACACTGGCCGGGGTGATCGCTGCGTCGGCGTTGATCTGGGGCGATAATCTGGCCAGCGGTTTTGTCTTGATGACGGCCTTGCTATTGGGGGCGGCGCTGGCCTTGCCGGTGTTGCTCAACAGCGCTCTGAACCTGTTGTCGCGTCGCAGCCGCTCGGTACTCGGACAATGGTTTCTCGCCGATTGCCGCCAGCAATTACCGACGTTGAGCCTGGCGTTGATGGCGTTGTTGCTGGCGCTGGCGGCGAACATCGGTGCCGGCAGCATGACCGCCGGTTTCCGCCAGACCTTCAGTAACTGGCTCGAACAACGGCTGACCGCCGAGTTGTACATCAATCCGCAAACCCCGGCCCAGGCGAACGAACTGCACGCCTGGCTCAAGCAGCAACCGGCGATCACTGCCGTCGTTCCCCTCTGGCAAATCTCGGTCCCGTTGCAGGGCTGGCCGACGGATATCCACGGCATCATCGATCATCCCCACTATCGCCAGCACTGGCCGCTGCTGGAATCGGCCGGCGACAAACCGTGGGAGCAACTGGCGGCCGCCGATACCCTCATGCTCAGCGAGCAACTGGCCCGACGCCTCAAGGTGAGCATCGGCGATCAGTTGACCCTGCCGACGCCGCAAGGGCCATGGTTGCTGCGCATCGTCGGGATCTACGCCGACTACGGCAATCCCAAGGGGCATGTGCTGGTCAATGCCGATCACTTGCTGGCGCACTGGCCGAACCTGACACCGAACCGTTTCAACCTGCGTATCGATCCGCCCGCGATCCCGGCGCTACTGACAGCGTTGCAAGGCCGCTTCAGCCTGGATGACAGCCGCATCGTCGATCAAGCCCGGCTCAAGGGTTGGTCGACCCAGGTGTTCGAACGCACCTTCGCCGCCACCGCCGCCCTCAACAGCCTGACCCTGGCGGTGGCCGGGGTGGCGTTGTTCATCAGCCTGCTGACCCAGAGCCAGAGTCGCCTCGGTCAGTTGGCGCCGCTATGGGCGCTGGGCGTGACGCGCCGGCAGTTGATGTTGCTCAACCTCGGCCAGACCTGGTTGCTGGCGCTGTTGACCTTGGTCCTGGCGTTGCCGCTGGGCATCGCCCTGGCCTGGTGCCTGGACGCGGTGATCAACGTGCAGGCCTTCGGTTGGCGCCTGCCGCTGCGGGTGTTCCCGTTGCAATTGGTGCAGTTGCTGGCCTTGGCGATGCTCGCCACGCTACTGGCATCGGCCTGGCCGCTGTACGCGTTGTACCGCACGCAGCCGGCGGATTTGCTGAGGACCTTTGCCCATGAGGATTAG
- the glcE gene encoding glycolate oxidase subunit GlcE yields the protein MSREADQDASDLLLEQINRARANTTPLRIQGSNSKAFLGREVAGEVLDTRVHRGIVHYDPTELVVTARAGTPLRELLAALDAAGQRLPCEPPAFGDDATVGGMVAAGLSGPRRPWAGSVRDFVLGTRLISGHGTLLRFGGEVMKNVAGYDLSRLLAGSFGCLGVITEVSLKVLPKPRHSLSIRLELDSTEALQKLAEWGRQPLPISAASHDGDCLHLRLEGGEGSVSAAHQRFGGEVIDDRYWTALNEHRLAFFDEGLPLWRLSLPNHTGPLALPGAQLIDWGGAQRWLKTEADTVQALAHEVGGHATCYRQGASDTPFQPLAPALLRYHRQLKAQLDPLGLFNPGRMYPEI from the coding sequence ATGAGCCGCGAAGCCGACCAGGACGCCAGCGACCTGCTACTCGAACAGATCAATCGCGCACGGGCCAATACCACGCCACTGCGCATCCAGGGTTCGAACAGCAAGGCCTTCCTGGGGCGCGAAGTGGCCGGCGAAGTGCTGGATACCCGCGTGCATCGTGGCATCGTCCACTACGACCCGACCGAGTTGGTGGTCACGGCCCGTGCCGGTACCCCATTGCGGGAACTGCTCGCCGCCCTCGACGCCGCCGGACAGCGGCTGCCCTGCGAACCGCCGGCGTTCGGCGACGACGCCACGGTCGGCGGCATGGTCGCTGCCGGACTATCGGGGCCACGTCGCCCGTGGGCCGGTTCGGTGCGCGACTTCGTCCTCGGCACGCGCCTGATCAGTGGTCACGGCACGTTGCTGCGTTTCGGCGGCGAGGTGATGAAAAATGTCGCCGGCTATGATCTCTCGCGCCTGCTGGCCGGCAGTTTCGGTTGCCTGGGGGTGATCACCGAAGTGTCCTTGAAGGTCCTGCCCAAGCCACGTCACAGCCTGAGCATCCGCCTGGAACTGGACAGCACCGAAGCGCTGCAGAAACTCGCCGAATGGGGTCGACAACCGTTGCCCATCAGCGCCGCCAGCCATGACGGCGACTGCCTGCACCTGCGCCTGGAGGGGGGCGAAGGCTCGGTCAGCGCCGCTCATCAACGTTTCGGGGGCGAGGTGATCGACGATCGATACTGGACGGCACTCAATGAGCATCGGCTGGCATTCTTCGATGAGGGCTTGCCACTGTGGCGCCTGTCGTTGCCCAACCATACCGGCCCGCTCGCCCTGCCCGGCGCGCAATTGATCGATTGGGGTGGCGCGCAGCGCTGGTTGAAAACCGAGGCCGACACGGTGCAAGCCCTGGCCCATGAAGTGGGCGGCCATGCCACCTGCTATCGTCAGGGTGCCAGCGATACACCGTTCCAGCCACTGGCTCCGGCGCTGCTGCGCTATCACCGGCAGTTGAAGGCCCAGCTCGACCCGCTCGGGCTGTTCAACCCTGGCCGGATGTACCCGGAGATCTAG
- a CDS encoding Hcp family type VI secretion system effector produces MATPAYMTIKGIKQGLITEGAFTADSVGNIFQEGREDKIMVQGFQHQMTVPRDPQSGQPTGQRVHQPLIITKVFDKATPLLLAALASGERMEEVVIQWFRTSASGTQEHYFTTTLEDAIIVEIKDYMFNCQDPANAHFTHLEDVHFAYRKITWTHEVSNTTGSDDWRSPVVG; encoded by the coding sequence TTGGCTACCCCCGCGTACATGACCATCAAAGGCATCAAACAAGGTCTGATCACTGAAGGCGCGTTTACCGCTGACTCGGTTGGCAATATCTTTCAGGAAGGTCGTGAAGACAAAATCATGGTGCAAGGTTTCCAGCATCAGATGACCGTCCCACGCGATCCTCAATCCGGCCAGCCAACCGGCCAACGCGTTCATCAACCCCTCATCATCACCAAAGTATTCGACAAGGCCACGCCGTTGCTACTGGCGGCGCTGGCCAGTGGTGAGCGCATGGAAGAGGTCGTGATTCAATGGTTCCGGACATCCGCCTCGGGCACCCAGGAACACTACTTCACCACCACGCTGGAAGACGCGATCATCGTCGAGATCAAGGACTACATGTTCAACTGCCAGGACCCGGCGAATGCACACTTCACCCATCTGGAGGACGTGCATTTCGCGTATCGCAAGATCACTTGGACTCACGAAGTCAGCAATACCACGGGCTCCGATGACTGGCGTTCGCCCGTGGTCGGTTAA
- a CDS encoding VOC family protein, producing MSFVSPDLIRQRFSRAMSDMYRDEVPLYGALMKLVEHTNAQVLAEDPALAAHLRSTGELERLDLERHGAIRVGTAAELATLGRLFAVMGMQPVGYYDLTPAGVPVHSTAFRAVHESALQVSPFRVFTSLLRLELIENAELRAFAESVLAKRQIFTPSALELIDLAERQGGLTEAQAEDFVLQALETFRWHHSATVTAEQYRQLSAQHRLIADVVAFKGPHINHLTPRTLDIDIVQARMPVHGITPKAVIEGPPRRQCPILLRQTSFKALDEPVAFTDQSQAQGSHSARFGEIEQRGAALTPKGRALYDRLLNAARDALGEFPNEANAERYNRLMSEHFVEFPDNHDELRRQALAYFRYFVTPKGLAAKGTLGQAASLEHLLAQQYLRAEPLVYEDFLPVSAAGIFQSNLGDAAQSHYAGQSNRQAFEEALGGATIDELGLYAQTQQRSIDECRATLGL from the coding sequence ATGAGCTTCGTCAGCCCCGACCTGATCCGCCAACGCTTCTCCAGGGCGATGTCCGACATGTACCGCGACGAGGTGCCACTGTATGGTGCCCTGATGAAGCTGGTGGAGCACACCAACGCCCAGGTGCTGGCCGAAGACCCGGCCCTGGCCGCACACCTGCGCAGCACCGGCGAACTCGAACGCCTGGACCTGGAACGCCACGGCGCGATTCGCGTTGGCACCGCCGCCGAGCTGGCGACCCTGGGGCGTCTGTTCGCGGTCATGGGCATGCAGCCGGTGGGCTACTACGACCTTACGCCGGCCGGGGTGCCGGTGCATTCCACGGCCTTCCGCGCCGTGCACGAAAGCGCGTTGCAGGTCAGCCCGTTCCGGGTGTTTACCTCGCTGCTGCGCCTGGAACTGATCGAGAATGCCGAGCTTCGGGCCTTTGCCGAGTCGGTGCTGGCCAAACGGCAGATCTTCACCCCCAGCGCCCTTGAGCTCATTGACCTGGCCGAACGCCAGGGTGGCCTGACCGAGGCCCAGGCCGAGGACTTCGTCCTACAGGCCCTGGAAACCTTTCGCTGGCACCACAGCGCCACGGTCACCGCCGAACAGTACCGGCAATTGAGCGCCCAACATCGTTTGATCGCCGACGTGGTGGCGTTCAAGGGCCCGCACATCAACCACCTGACGCCGCGCACCCTGGACATCGACATCGTCCAGGCCCGGATGCCCGTGCATGGCATTACCCCCAAGGCCGTGATCGAAGGTCCACCCCGTCGTCAGTGCCCGATCCTGCTGCGCCAGACCAGTTTCAAGGCACTGGACGAACCCGTCGCCTTCACTGACCAATCACAGGCCCAAGGCAGCCACAGCGCCCGCTTCGGCGAAATCGAACAACGGGGCGCCGCGCTCACGCCCAAGGGCCGCGCGCTCTACGACCGATTGCTGAACGCCGCGCGGGATGCGCTGGGGGAGTTTCCCAACGAAGCCAACGCCGAACGCTACAACCGGCTGATGAGCGAACACTTTGTCGAATTCCCTGACAACCACGATGAGCTGCGCCGACAAGCATTGGCCTACTTTCGCTATTTCGTGACGCCCAAGGGCCTCGCCGCCAAGGGCACCCTCGGGCAAGCGGCGTCCCTGGAGCACTTGCTCGCGCAGCAATACCTGCGCGCCGAACCTTTGGTGTACGAGGATTTCCTGCCGGTCAGCGCTGCCGGTATTTTCCAGTCGAACCTCGGCGATGCCGCCCAGAGCCATTACGCCGGGCAGTCCAACCGCCAAGCCTTTGAAGAGGCGTTGGGGGGAGCGACCATCGATGAACTGGGGTTGTATGCGCAGACTCAACAGCGCTCTATCGATGAGTGCAGGGCCACATTGGGCTTGTAG
- the glcF gene encoding glycolate oxidase subunit GlcF, whose translation MQTRFSEESKNLPRAEEAERILRSCVHCGFCNATCPTYQLLGDELDGPRGRIYLIKQVLEGQPATASTQLHLDRCLSCRNCETTCPSGVDYHNLLDIGRAVVDQAVPRPAGQRALRLGLRSLAASPERFKALLRLGVVFRPLLSANLSAKLPRPSPARSERPSLRHGRTVLMLEGCVQPGLSPNTNTSAARVLDRLGISVIPCAEAGCCGALDYHLDAQATGLDRARRNIDAWWPHLENGAEAIVQTASGCGAFIKDYGHLLEHDPAYAAKARQVSERALDLVQVLGKEPLEQICAARNQRIAVHCPCTLQHAQKLGGSIEALLTRLGFNLTEVPDGHLCCGSAGTYSLTQPALARQLRDNRLNALESGQPELIVTANIGCQNHLDGAGRTPVRHWIELVDQSLAE comes from the coding sequence ATGCAGACTCGGTTCAGTGAGGAAAGCAAAAATCTGCCCCGCGCCGAAGAAGCCGAACGGATCCTGCGCAGTTGCGTGCATTGCGGTTTCTGCAATGCCACCTGCCCCACCTACCAATTGCTCGGCGATGAGCTGGACGGCCCGCGAGGCCGCATCTACCTGATCAAGCAGGTGCTTGAAGGCCAGCCGGCGACAGCCAGCACCCAGTTGCACCTGGATCGCTGCCTGTCGTGTCGCAATTGCGAAACCACCTGCCCGTCCGGCGTGGATTACCACAACCTGCTGGACATCGGCCGGGCAGTGGTCGATCAGGCCGTACCGCGCCCCGCTGGCCAACGCGCACTGCGCCTGGGCCTGCGAAGCCTGGCCGCCAGCCCGGAACGATTCAAGGCCCTGCTGCGCCTTGGCGTGGTTTTCCGTCCGTTGTTGTCGGCGAACCTGAGCGCCAAGTTGCCCCGCCCTTCCCCTGCCCGCAGCGAGCGCCCATCGCTTCGACATGGGCGTACGGTGTTGATGCTCGAAGGGTGCGTGCAACCAGGCCTCTCGCCCAACACCAACACCTCGGCAGCGCGGGTACTGGATCGGCTTGGCATCAGCGTAATCCCCTGTGCAGAGGCCGGCTGCTGCGGTGCGCTGGATTATCACCTCGATGCCCAAGCCACCGGCCTGGACCGTGCCCGACGTAACATCGACGCTTGGTGGCCGCACCTGGAGAACGGCGCTGAAGCCATCGTCCAGACGGCCAGCGGCTGCGGCGCATTCATCAAGGACTACGGGCATCTGCTGGAACATGACCCCGCCTACGCCGCCAAGGCCAGACAGGTGAGTGAACGAGCACTGGACCTGGTGCAGGTACTCGGCAAGGAACCGCTGGAACAGATCTGCGCGGCCAGGAACCAGCGCATTGCCGTGCATTGCCCCTGCACCTTGCAACACGCACAGAAACTCGGCGGCAGCATCGAAGCGCTATTGACGCGGTTGGGTTTCAACCTCACCGAGGTGCCCGACGGCCATTTGTGTTGCGGCTCGGCCGGCACCTATTCGCTGACCCAGCCGGCCCTGGCGCGGCAGTTGCGCGACAACCGCCTCAACGCGCTGGAAAGCGGCCAGCCGGAGCTGATTGTCACGGCCAACATCGGCTGCCAGAACCACCTCGACGGCGCCGGTCGCACGCCCGTACGACACTGGATCGAGCTGGTGGATCAGTCCCTGGCAGAATGA